GGGCAGGGGCGCGGCGCCGGAGCCGGTGCCGGCGCGCGCCCGACGCCCGCCGGGGCGCGCGGCCCGCCCGCAGACGGCGGGCGTCGCGTACGCCCGTCCGCCGGCCGTGCGTCTCACCCGCGCGGGTGACCTCCGTGGCGGGGGCCCGCGGCTGACGGGCCGGTGGCTGACGGGCCGGCGGCTGACGGGCCGGCCCGGCCGAGCGCACCCGAGACGACCTTGCGGAGGGCGATGACGGCGGCGGCCGTGGCGATGCCCTTCCAGTCGGGCGCTGCGGCGAGGCGCAGCAGTCCCGCGGCGGTGAGGAAGTCCAGGAGCACCGCCAGCGTCGGTGGTACGCGGCCGGTCGCCCGGTAG
This portion of the Streptomyces changanensis genome encodes:
- a CDS encoding DUF1622 domain-containing protein, whose amino-acid sequence is MTAVLLQASVLCAAMGLLACPFAYRATGRVPPTLAVLLDFLTAAGLLRLAAAPDWKGIATAAAVIALRKVVSGALGRAGPSAAGPSATGPSAAGPRHGGHPRG